AACTCTCCGTTTACCTCTCTCCCCAGCCACTGACGAccactattttattttccatttctatgaatTTAGCTATGCTTGgttcctcatataagtggaagcatacattatttgtctttttgtgactggtttatttcactgaacGTCATGaattcaaggttcatccatgttgtagcatgtgtcagaatttcctttctttttaagactgaatgatatttcattgtatgtatggATCACGTGTGATTTACCCATTTATCTGGTGATTACTCTTCCCCAAGtcatttttaaactatgaaaTACTTCACAAATTTGCATATCATTTTTGCACAGGTGCCATGCTAACTTTCTTTATATCATTCCAATTTGAGAACACATACTGCCAAAGCCAAGGACTCCAAATTATGTTTGAAATCACTGATAAGGCAATTTTTTCAGATGCACATTGGTGGGACATTAAATCAATCTAATTTGTTgaccagtattttttaaagacatggaatagaaaaaaataaaataggtaaaaattgtaataatagggaaatgtattattttaagtattgtatttctgtttgtgtgtttttgtgggaGAGAGGGGTTATGTGCACTAAATCAGGACATACTAGCTGTTCTcgatttaaaaagtataaaggcCACCTGTCCAGAGAACTAGAATGTAGAATCTAGTTAGATGATATGTAAATTAACATAATGCTCTCAGCTCAAAATGTGTAGAGGTACTATAGTcatgattttacttttaagaTACTTAAAAATAAGATTGAGGATTCCTGTAAAGGCTGATTCCTGGAAGGTCGTGTCACGTGGAACCTCTTAATCTCAGCATCCGGAGCTCCAGGACGGGAAAATTTCAAGTCAGATAGAATTCTATATATACCATTTCTTTGGAACCTTCAGCCTCCAGATTCCAACATCATGACCTCAGTTTCAACACAGTTGTCCTTAGTCCTCATGTCACTGCTTTTGGTGCTGCCTGTTGTGGAAGCAGTAGAAGCCGGTGATGCAATCGCCCTTTTATTAGGTGTGGTTCTCAGCATTACAGGCATTTGTGCCTGCTTGGGGGTATATGCAcgaaaaagaaatggacaaatgtgACTTTGAAAGGCCTACTGAGTCAAACCTCACCTTGAAAACCTTTGTGCTATAGAGGCTAAACCTGAGCTCTGGTGTGTGAAAGGTTCCAAGAATCAGTAAATAAGGGAGTTTcacatttttcattgtttccatGAAATGGGAacaaacatacatttataaatggaaaaaaaaatgttttctttccaacAAATAATGCACAGAAAAATGCAGCCTATAATTTGCTAGTTAGAAAGGAGGTCAAAGAAGTAAAATGGctgaaatttacataagtaatatTTCATAATCTTAGAATTCTCTCAAAGCAtgtgaaagaggaagaaggaagttcTTGCCCAGAATCTTAGGAAATCACCACTCTTTGGTTATAATCACTGCCTCCTGAATCGTTGAGGagacttttctccttttttttattagatttttttttttgttgtctccCAAGTTAATATTATATTTAGGTATCAGAGAGTCagccaaaaaggaaaacttttatctctggggaaaaaaacatttagaaaagtgtATTCAGTGTATCTAATActgaaatgcagaaaaaaatctaatgttaaaaaaaaactatagacaTTGACATGGAAGAGatttaatgttttgaaaaaaaaactttatattaaCCGAGTAACATCCTCCTGATGAGAAgtactatattaaatataaaccCATTAtgttataaaaaaaataagattgagAACAGCCTTCTATAGACTGATGTGGACTCCATGCTTCATCATAGAAGTCTGTGTATTGCTTATTCATGAATCATTTTCATAACATTGTATTAGGAGTTATATATAAATTTGGCATCACTTTGATACACTAAGCTTTTATAGACTTCAGAAGTAGATAAAGAATTGCTAACAGCAGTAATGGAGAGGTGTGAATGCCACCAGCAATTCAAGATTCTGTTCCAACTCAGGAAACATACTATCCCAATCAAAATTAATTTCCTCCCCCTTTGGCATTTTTCTCAACcatatgtagttttaaaattattgtggTGACTTTTATCActcttttgaaaatatacaggaTGTATTTATCTAAGATAAACATAATTTTACTTAGTATGTTTTCTGAAATGATAGCACACAATATGTATCAGAAAATAAGGCAATTATATGATAACTGTTTGTGAACTGTATTTGATTCTGCCAGATTTTATGAAAGATATATGTTTAAcatatgtaaatgtttatattagatCATATGGAATATAATTCTCATATGCCTTTTAAAGAATTACAGAATTCCTGTTCTTCCTCAGAAGAGTGATTTCCAAAGTGTCTTAGATTTTTGTGTATGACTCCACTTCAAATCCTCTATGACTTGCATCATGCtgtatcatttgacccagcaatcccattactgggtatatacataaatcattccattataaagatacatgcatacatatgttcactgaagcactattcataatagcaaagacatggaattgacccaaatgcccatcaatgatagactggataaagaaagcgtgatacatatacaccatggaatatcacgcagccataaaagggaacaagatcatgtcctttgcagggacatgtatgGAGTTgggagccattatcctcagcaaactaacacaggaacagaaaactaaacaccctATGTTCTTaattataagtgggaactaaacaatgaaaacacttggacacagagaggggaacaacatacactggggcctgtccgaggggctggggaagggagagtTTCAGGATAAATAGTTGATGCACGCGGGCCTTAATGCATAAATggtgggttaataggtgcagcaaaccaccatgacacacgttacctatgtaacaaccctgcatgtcctgcacatgtattctagaacttaaaattaacttacttaaaaaaaaaaagaccataatATTCCCAAATAAGTGAAGTTACTTATGTCTCCTGTTAATTCACAGAGAGAATAGTGgcatagatggatgaatagatagatagatagatagatagatagatagatagatagatagatagatagatagatggaaagttaatacatgtaaaataataacacctaaatatagaattaaaacttcaaaaattatagTAAATGGACATACAATTAGACTTTAAATACATAATGAGAGTTATGTCCAGAACTATAACACTTAGCAGTCTGTAAGAACATTTTACATTGTCTATCTTTTTTGGTCCCCACGATTCTGTGAAAAAAGGCCAAACTATatacattttacagaagagaaaccaGGTACCAACATTAACAACCTTGCTGAGTTGCAGGCCGTGGTTACATCGGAGTCAGGAACTGATTTCTGTGGAATAGCTCCAAGTCCAGATGTTATCCTACTAGACTGTGTTTCATGAGACAAGTAGAATTCTTCCCTAAGGTTTAGTTTTCCTTAAAGTCCTTCCAGTTTCAGAATGAGACACTCTTGGCCAAATCATGAAGAATTTAAGAAAGTAAGAAATTATTGATAATAATCATAAATTTCTT
Above is a window of Macaca thibetana thibetana isolate TM-01 chromosome 2, ASM2454274v1, whole genome shotgun sequence DNA encoding:
- the LOC126947551 gene encoding small integral membrane protein 30 → MTSVSTQLSLVLMSLLLVLPVVEAVEAGDAIALLLGVVLSITGICACLGVYARKRNGQM